In the Hordeum vulgare subsp. vulgare chromosome 7H, MorexV3_pseudomolecules_assembly, whole genome shotgun sequence genome, one interval contains:
- the LOC123411105 gene encoding carboxyl-terminal-processing peptidase 3, chloroplastic — protein sequence MEMVECSLAASRAARPVLGRVPRSPAPFLGAGRARLRVRSERREQPPPVVRASAPPERDGGALGKAAAGLAAAAVVSLSGFAGDFTPPPARAESLTVAFPVSKAREVNRVQRTLVEAWGLIRETFVDPTFNHQDWDQKLQQTMVEMFPLKSADAAYGKISGMVSTLGDPFTKIITPKEYQSFKIGSDGNLQGVGIFINRDPATGRLLVMNCIDGGPADRAGIHEGDELVEINGNSVLGLDVEAVAQRLRGRAGTTVEVKLLDGTGIERSGRIKQKEVQLSREVINLSPLSTTIISHRSGDGHEGKTGYVRLAAFSQTAAAEMESAIKKMEDQGVQSYILDLRNNPGGLVTAGLDVAQIWLDGDETLVNTVDREGNVQAINMVQGQSLTHDPLVVLVNEESASASEILAGALHDNGRAILVGHKTFGKGRIQSVTELDDGSALFITVAKYLSPALHEIDHIGIQPDIQCTADVLSLPRAPSLTESNEATSLEMDSCIMVAEQALEIQQSKGSAS from the exons ATGGAAATGGTAGAGTGCTCCCTGGCCGCCTCCCGCGCCGCGAGGCCCGTGCTCGGCCGGGTCCCGAGGTCCCCGGCGCCGTTTCTTGGCGCCGGGAGGGCCAGGCTCCGGGTGCGGTCCGAGAGGCGGGAGCAGCCTCCGCCGGTCGTCAGGGCCTCCGCGCCGCCGGAGCGCGACGGCGGGGCGCTGGGGAAGGCGGCCGCTGGGCTCGCCGCCGCAGCAGTGGTGTCGCTTTCCGGGTTCGCCGGGGACTTCACCCCGCCGCCGGCGCGGGCCGAGTCGCTCACCGTCGCCTTCCCCGTCTCCAAGGCCCGAGAG GTGAACCGGGTGCAGAGGACGCTGGTGGAGGCATGGGGGCTGATCCGTGAGACCTTCGTAGACCCCACCTTCAACCACCAAG ACTGGGACCAGAAACTTCAGCAGACGATGGTGGAGATGTTCCCGCTGAAATCGGCAGACGCCGCCTACGGCAAGATCAGCGGGATGGTGTCCACGCTAGGGGACCCTTTCACAAAGATCATCACCCCCAAG GAATATCAGAGTTTCAAGATCGGAAGCGATGGGAATTTGCAAGGGGTTGGCATATTCATAAATAGGGACCCTGCCACCGGACGCTTG CTTGTTATGAACTGCATTGACGGAGGCCCAGCCGACAGAGCAGGCATACACGAAGGCGATGAGCTAGTTGAGATCAATG GGAATAGTGTTTTAGGGTTGGACGTAGAAGCTGTGGCTCAGAGACTTAGAGGTCGTGCTGGAACGACTGTGGAAGTGAAACTGTTGGAT GGTACTGGAATTGAAAGGAGTGGTAGGATAAAGCAAAAAGAG GTCCAGCTATCTCGTGAGGTAATCAATCTTTCACCTCTATCAACGACAATCATCTCCCATAGATCGGGTGATGGGCATGAGGGCAAGACTGGGTATGTTAGGCTAGCTGCATTTTCTCAG actgctgctgctgaaatGGAAAGTGCCATTAAGAAAATGGAGGATCAAGGTGTCCAGTCATATATTTTAGATCTGCGGAATAATCCA GGTGGTTTGGTAACGGCTGGTCTTGATGTGGCTCAAATTTGGTTAGATGGAGATGAAACTCTAGTGAACACTGTTGACCGTGAGGGCAATGTGCAAGCAATAAATATGGTCCAAGGCCAATCTTTAACACATGATCCTCTTGTGGTGCTT GTCAACGAAGAAAGTGCCAGTGCAAGCGAAATTTTGGCTGGGGCACTGCATGACAATGGCCGTGCTATTCTGGTAGGCCACAAaacctttggcaaaggaagaataCAG AGTGTCACAGAGCTGGATGATGGCTCTGCTCTATTCATCACGGTTGCAAAGTATCTCTCTCCGGCGCTGCACGAAATCGACCATATCGGGATCCAACCCGACATACAGTGCACCGCTGACGTGCTATCCTTACCGAGAGCGCCTTCGCTCACCGAGAGCAACGAGGCCACGAGTCTGGAGATGGACTCGTGCATTATGGTGGCGGAGCAGGCGTTGGAGATTCAGCAATCGAAGGGTTCTGCTTCGTAG